TTTCTCTGAGGAAATTCATCGAACAAGTGGTGGGCATCCTCAATTTTCCCACAAACACAGTAACAATGCAGAAGGGTATTCTTTACAGTGATAAATCCGCCATGACCAGACCTCATAACAATCCCATGAATCCCCTGGCCTTCCTCCTTGACCTCGGCGGAACTCCGGTCGTCGCAATCGTTGCAGACCCGAACTCGGCACCGGAGTTGACTTCAAGCCGCAACACCGGAGCTGCACGACTCTGAGTTGGATGAAGTCGCCACTGGCTGCACGATCCGTGGCGCCGCCTCATGACGATCGCCGGCTTCTGGGCTGCAAACGAATTACCATCGACTGCCGGCGCCGACGACGTGCAGGCCATGGCGGTTGGAGGCGTGGTCCTGGACAAGCTGgcatggagagagagaaagaagagagagaattcacatcggaggagagagagagggagggaggagagagagtgcGTGTTgcagatcggggagagagaagagtggCATACAATGTAAATTATTAATTAGTCTTAGGGCAAAATCgacattttattttaaattgggttagtgagaattaaaatctgttgctggggtaagtgggataacttttgctcattttggggctttgggtcaaaGACCCGATTATAAGATAAAATATATTCTTTTGGGAAGATTTGACGAGCATATGTATGATAACTAAAATACTAACTATAGtattttataataataataataataataataataataataataataataataataataataataataataataataataataataataataataattaataatgatgatgatgatgataatagGTTTAGTTACGGCGTTATTAGACTCTCAACAATATTTGTATGTTCACTTTTAAAGTGAAAGAGTACGTAGGAGTATTgccctcaattttttttctttgaaacaaTAGTCTTGTTTATTTACCAGAGAACAGTGACGGAGTCAGAATTTGATCTCAAGTGGACACTttgaagtttaaaaaaaaaaaaatcagacctTAATCTATATACCAAAACttcaataaaattaaaagaTTTAGAATAAAGTTCCGATAAGATCAAGGGAACACCTCCACCTCTAGAGATCATCCTCGAATGCATGCCGATATTTGGACATAGGGAATGATTAGGGTGGAGTTACTAACAATGAAAGACGAGGAGAATCTCTTGTTATTTGGACCTAGGACCTAGGAGAATCTCTTGTTATTAAAAGAAATTCTAGTGTCAACCATGGAAGATGAACATGCATGACTGGCTTCAGATCTCCTCTTGTGACATCGTGCAATGCAATTAATTATAGTGAGAAAGAATTTAcgtttcaaaataaaataggaAAAACGAATCCTAATGTCTAAATTTTATTCCTTCCCGGCCTTGTTATTTAACTTCTTGTATGAGAAGGATTGGTTTCCTATGGACAATTAGGTTATAATTAGTGCTTATATAAAGGGGTACTAAACAGAGCGATTATATCTCTTGGGCTACGGTGTGTTCTTGAAAATCTGTGAGAGTGGGTGTAAGAGTTAGTGAGATTGAGTCATGGTAATTTAACTCAATTATATCATATTGTTGGTAGTATTCTCATATTGAAACACAAGTAACCACCTAGTGGTTCTtacctagttgggtgtgctccccaacctaggttcgaatcccgaagctgtcaaagtggccaggcactgtgctgcaatttGACAAAGGCcagacactgtgctgcaatgcacagttagagcatttcacatgctccgaaggggtttatcttgggcctaggaagctttTGGGTTCCTCtttacaaagtcaaaaaaaaaaaaaaaaaaatattgaaacaCAAGTACGTATTGCTTGAAAGAGTCAGAGCATTTCACATGctccgaaggggtttatcttgggcctaagaAGCTTTTGGGttcctcttgacaaagtcaaaaaaaaaaaaaaaaaaattgaaacacaaGTACGTATTGCTTGAAAGAGTCAAAGAGGTAAGCAAAGATATTGCCAATCTCATTAAATTTTGTTATGCTTTGTAATTTGTAATTTGTCATTTGTCTCATTGTGAATTATGTTATTAAGATATTTTGTTAACCTTAACGAGGTGGATGAGAAATTCTTGAAATAAACATCCATATTGTTACAAATATCTTTAATTAGTATCAAATCATCAAAAGGACCATTATGAAAATTTAGATTCTGGGTTGGTATATTGAACCAGGCCGGCTCACAACCCGACTTTAATGGGTTGGGGCTACCTTCATCGCAGTCAAAGAAAAATTGATCTCAGGAAAAAAAAGCTCCCAACGGTCGAAAACTAATTTAAACCTTCGAATTTACTGCCCTCTGTTTTCTGACGTTACGAATCCGCACAGCTCCTTCACAAGCACACTGTTCTAAATCTCTTCataatccctctctctctctctctctctctctctctctcaagtgtTAACTTTTCACTATTCCATTCAAAACCTTCGTGGAATGTCTTAGAATCCGGATAAAGCTTACTCATTTTATCTAAATCTTCATTCTCTTTACACTTTAATTCAGAGCTTACTTTTCAGATTAGATTTGTCACACTTTCCTGTTTATGAATTTGTAGGTACCCTCAAGAAGAAAGATGAAACCAGAAATCATTGATTGGAGCAACATAGAATCGATATTCGTCGAAGATGAAACTTACGAGAACTTCAAAGCGCCCAAATGGGTCGACCTTTCTGCCCAAGATGAGCTCATTGATGATGAAGCCTGGTTCTGCAATCCTGGTAAGGACCCATTTGGTTGCTTAGGAACCAAAGGGAAAGAAAGTTCAAAATTTAATCTCTTCTCTAATTAGGAAAAATATGTTTATCTTTTACTTTTGTGGGTTGCAGATTGCAAGCATCCAAAGTCCGCTGAAGATTTCCACAAATCAGCACGTAGTCTAAAGGTAGTATTCAtatgattttctttttgatactacaaaaacaaaatatttaatttcttttccagTAATAATCAACTTCGGCAAATTTGCTGATTGATCTGGTCTTTTTCTTTCAGGGAAAGCTTCTGAGGTCTTTATCAGTTTCTGAAATCTTACCTTCTAGGGGAAAGAGTCAAAGGTATGTTAGAAATCTCCATGAGTTGGTTTCATAGAAAGTTCAGGAAACGAATGAAATTAATGCTCagatttttgtaaatataaaaGAATATATGAGTGTTTAATTCTATTGTCTCTTTATCAGGGATGTGAAGCTAAAAGGGGTAGAAACCAAACCACCTTCAGCTGCAAAGCTACGTAATATGAAGACCAATAGTTCAAATTATGTGTGCAGTGTCAATGACGAAAGTGAGAACAAGAATCCTAATATGGCTGCCCCACTTCCAATTGCGCCTTGCAAGTCCAAATCAAGAAAGGCATCAATGACTCCATGTAgtgagaagaagaaacaaggggATGAGTCGTCTCAAGATTcatcaaaagattcaaaacactACGGTGTGAAACCGAAGCTGAAGAGTACATTCTCAGCCAGTAATTCGCTCAAGGGACGGGAAATTTTGAATCAAATCACCGAATTCTTTACCGACATGAAGAATTTGACCAATAGGTGTTCAAGAAAAAAGACATTAGAGAATAATTGCTTGAAGGAGAAAGTATGGGAGAGAATGCCTCTAATTGTTAGAGAAGGTGACTATTAAAGTACCAATCAGGTGTTTCTAACATTGTCATTGATTTAATCACATTTgcaccaagaaagaaaaatcCTTTTGTATTTAAATTATGCTATTGAGTCTTACCAAAATCTTGGTCAAGTTTACATGGTTAATGTAATTCTACATTCAGTATTCATAAATTTGCAGATGTTAAATATGTCAGGTCATGACTACTTGAATAAACTTGTATGATCCCTCATACATTCTACAGATTTAGATAGTAGCAAGGACAAATTCAAGAACAGAACACTGCAAATCTAGAACATATATATGTTACCTAGAATCATTAATAATACAAAACCAAGATAGGTCCAGTCTAGCCATGAGAAAGTACTATTTATATATGAAGCAATTATATATGCCCCTAATGAGCACTAACTATTACTTTATTCTTGTTGTCTTGAGCCAGAAAGACAATCATGATAGGGTTTATAACCCTACTTGTCCTAAACCCTTCCATCAAGCTTGATTTTTGAGTGGGTGCACATATGATGGACATTATTTTCAAACTAGGAGAATTCTCCAGCACATACTTTGCAAACTCAATTCCATTAGACCCATCAGTAATCTCTATTGTTACCTCCTTAATCCGATTGATGAAGTCGAGTTCTTGCAGTTGCCAATGACCAGTATCGAATGATGATTCCTGGAAAAGTTTGACAAACAAGAAACCCAACTCAATTAAAAAGTCACAAATTAAGGAAGGACAACAAATAAAACCATCACTTACAACAGGTCCACCGGAAAAAAAGACTTTATCGCGAGGCGATCTTATATCCAAAGTAGTGAAATTAGGCACTGCTCTGAGAAGAGAGACTATTGATGGAATCATCTTGTCATCCAAATCTGAGCTAATACTAACACCCAAATTCCGAACATTATAGAATGATTCCAGGAAATGCATGAAGACTTCCTCCATCAGCTTCTGCAAAAgataaaaatgtaaagaaaacaaaattcatgaACTTGAAATTTTTCAAAAGTGCAACAGTGTTTACCTGAGCAGTGTGTTGTTTTATAACAAGAACTTTAACGCTTCGGATACTGCCGAAGAACTTATCGAGTTTGCTGTGTAAGTCAAGAATTCGCCCAGTTCCTTTAGTCAACATAGTACAGACACAAATATCGACTTGTTCCAAGCAATTCAACTCTCCAAGAGAATGATAGTTCATTATGTTTCCAAACCATGTCTGGTACTTGAGATTTGGAGCAAAAACATTCAAAGAATTGGTGTGTGCTGGAAAACCCCAATCTACATATATTTTTTCAAGTTTCTCACCAGAAATGGTAAGATGGAAGATACGAGGAAGAATCACGAACAATTCCAGAGACGAGCTCTTAATGGTGACATTCTTGGGGCCTTGCACTCCCCAAAGCGACAATTCCTTGAGGGATTTGCAGTAAAGCGATACCCATTTGcaaaacccatcatcatcttctacaGTAACATTTACCAGTTTCAAGCAGACCAGATTGGAGCTAGAACAAGGGGATTTCAAAATCACATGTGCCACGTCCAAAGTTAAAGACCTCAAAGACCCACAAACAAAAACGCATGAAGGAAATTCAATCTGAATCCCTTTAGGACTAACCACGTTCGGCCCAAAAGGTCTTTGTAGCATCACATTGACTCTAACCGAAACGTCAAGCGATTCCACGTTGCACCTCAAGACTGCAGTTTGAACCCAACCGAGGATTTGAGAAATCTCCACACTAGAGACTCTGGATTCCGCTCAGTTCAGTTTCCCTTAGATCGAATCGAGAAACTCAATTGACACAGAAGCTCTGTATTTTGTTTAAGGGTGCATGCGTATCGGAACTTGTCCAAGTAgcatgatgatgatgtttttttttttcatgcttCATCATGATGATGTTAAGGGTGCAAGGATTGAGAAATTCTTAGATAGGACGTAGGAACAACCACCACATGGTGGTAGGGGTGcctaattaaaattaaaaagaattTTGTATATCCTGAAATAATTCCTTTTTTAATAATTCAATAAATCTAAAACACCCACCTACAAAATTCTGATTGGGCAGTCATATTGACACGTGGTACGGCTGCTCTACCTAAGAATCTTTCATAAAGAGTGATCGAGCAACACGCAAGGATTGAAATGAACGACCGTCCTTCTTGCCATTATACCCTAACCCGACCTATATATAGCAGTTAACTAGGTGTGTGAGTTGTGTTAGATAATAAAATTGGCCCACGACGAAAATTCTGATATGAGACTAAAACTACAAATTACTTTTTCCATGAATTGAAAGCAAATAATACGAAATTCAAGTgatttttcttatttaattaTGTGGGTACATGCAAGAGGACTGTGTTTTTATCTTTATCATTTTgtgttaaaagaaaaagatacccGTGTATTTATAAGTTCCTTTCTTATTCttaaaaacatataaaaattagTTCTTAAGTTGGACTCATGATCTTTCTGATATCGAATTTGATAGATTATTAGGCCATCTCTAATGTTGTGATCTGAAGTAGATCAtggtctaaaattttagaccTTCAAAATGTACTATTCATCCAAATAGTAAGATCTATAAATTTTATAACTCCAATCGTTTTATTTAACCTTCATTTTCATGTGGATTATTATTCTCCACACCAAATGCATGTGGGCTAGCCTTCAACTTTTCATagtccatttcaatttacaCCATGGTGTATTTGTATACCAACTTATAGAGTTTAAACTCTCAAAACTGATTTTTAGACTCACCGTCTTATTGGAGACTTTGAACCTACAAGTGGAGATGGCCTTAGCTCACTGCACCACTCAAGTGGCATGGCAATGGTACCGAAAGCCTACTACTTGAAAGGAGGCATGAAAGAAGTAAGGAACAAGTTCTGAATCTGTTATTCATGTTGTGTGGAATTACCCTTTAGCTCAGAAAATATGGATGACATGTTGACTTGATTAGAATGGAGAAACTCATGATCAAAGAGGTAATACTttggaaattcgttattatttttcGAGAATTTTTCAGAATTAATTATGTGGTTACTGGTAAGAGTGCGTGGTTCGAGAATGGAGTAGAATTaatttcggacgaataattatttaGGAAGCATCATTTGGGGGGAAGGGGGGGGGCgcgaaggttgactttttatatgttgagttTTTCTGAAAACTTCATTTGCGAAAGtcatagagcgcgtcgatacgagttcatggacatatggaacgtaggaatcggagttcgtatgaagaagttatggccatcggaaaaagtttccattttggttaaatagaaaaatttctggaaaaattcagaaaaaaaactaatttatgtctttggaaactttttctctctcttctctccggAGCCGCAGTTGAGGACTGATTTTTGTTcaccgatttcttcctccttcgGCCACCGTTCGACTTGCCACTTGTTCCATTCCCTTCGCCTCACTTCTCTCTTTGTGGGTATAAAGATAGGAGTTTTTATAtttgaacctccaaatttactcacttgacctctatgctttttacacctcttatcaaatcttcatatactaaatttactcactaaacctcactaaacttcctcaaataacctcacttatataatttgcaaacaaattattatctttaaaataaaaattttagttatttcaatgatttaatcactctataaatcttaactaaatatacatttcttaatcaaacttgagtttcaaaaattaatgtctaatcaataagaaaatgccatgaactatttttaaaaaaaaaaatttctattttagctgtgcaaaaaaaaaaaaagagg
Above is a genomic segment from Rosa chinensis cultivar Old Blush chromosome 3, RchiOBHm-V2, whole genome shotgun sequence containing:
- the LOC112191768 gene encoding uncharacterized protein LOC112191768 — encoded protein: MKPEIIDWSNIESIFVEDETYENFKAPKWVDLSAQDELIDDEAWFCNPDCKHPKSAEDFHKSARSLKGKLLRSLSVSEILPSRGKSQRDVKLKGVETKPPSAAKLRNMKTNSSNYVCSVNDESENKNPNMAAPLPIAPCKSKSRKASMTPCSEKKKQGDESSQDSSKDSKHYGVKPKLKSTFSASNSLKGREILNQITEFFTDMKNLTNRCSRKKTLENNCLKEKVWERMPLIVREGDY
- the LOC112191480 gene encoding uncharacterized protein LOC112191480; the encoded protein is MLQRPFGPNVVSPKGIQIEFPSCVFVCGSLRSLTLDVAHVILKSPCSSSNLVCLKLVNVTVEDDDGFCKWVSLYCKSLKELSLWGVQGPKNVTIKSSSLELFVILPRIFHLTISGEKLEKIYVDWGFPAHTNSLNVFAPNLKYQTWFGNIMNYHSLGELNCLEQVDICVCTMLTKGTGRILDLHSKLDKFFGSIRSVKVLVIKQHTAQKLMEEVFMHFLESFYNVRNLGVSISSDLDDKMIPSIVSLLRAVPNFTTLDIRSPRDKVFFSGGPVESSFDTGHWQLQELDFINRIKEVTIEITDGSNGIEFAKYVLENSPSLKIMSIICAPTQKSSLMEGFRTSRVINPIMIVFLAQDNKNKVIVSAH